From the genome of Anoplopoma fimbria isolate UVic2021 breed Golden Eagle Sablefish chromosome 1, Afim_UVic_2022, whole genome shotgun sequence, one region includes:
- the LOC129090527 gene encoding retinol-binding protein 2-like, producing the protein MPADYNGRWEMVSNENFEEAMKALDIDFATRKIASHLHQTKVMVQNGDKFETKTLSTFRNYEVNFTVGEEFDEQTKGLDNRKVKTLVTWDGDKLVCVQKGEKENRGWKHWIEGDLLHLEITVLDKVCHQVFKRA; encoded by the exons ATGCCCGCCGACTATAACGGACGATGGGAGATGGTGAGCAACGAGAACTTCGAGGAGGCCATGAAGGCCCTCG ACATTGACTTCGCCACCAGGAAGATCGCCTCCCACCTGCACCAGACCAAAGTGATGGTCCAGAACGGAGACAAGTTCGAAACGAAGACGCTGAGCACCTTCAGAAACTACGAGGTCAACTTCACCGTGGGAGAGGAGTTCGACGAGCAGACAAAGGGCCTGGACAACCGGAAGGTCAAG ACGCTGGTCACCTGGGATGGGGACAAGCTGGTGTGTGTTCagaagggggagaaagaaaatcGTGGCTGGAAGCACTGGATCGAGGGAGACCTGCTACACCTG gaaATCACCGTGCTCGACAAAGTCTGCCATCAAGTATTCAAGAGGGCCTAG